One Denticeps clupeoides chromosome 10, fDenClu1.1, whole genome shotgun sequence genomic window carries:
- the igsf21b gene encoding immunoglobulin superfamily member 21b: MTGALPLLLLLCADPWELLAGYLTVTIEPLPPVVVGDTVTLKCNFRTDGNLREIVWFRVTDGGSSKQKIFTYDAMYNANFSHMEDFRRREDLVYQSTVRLPEAHMEDSGPYECHVGIYDRSSREKVVLASGSITLNVMSPPRSISVVAADTLTRFNRYEAQNFSLVCVVTGGKPAPEVYFKRDGELIQVVPFARGAQSRGLMAPEPRPLISRDLDDTKLQRSLSLLDQAGEPVRLDLEGPQPSYTGVPGLEPSPTTEMIPETVVSREFPRWVHSSDPLYYFNHSSTQYSDGTMEVSAMLTWSLNPQLDNDALFSCEVKHPALSMPMQAEVTLAAPKGPKLSMTPRRAKVGDTVRLKVEGFQIGTKGNDVFPEPLFTWTRVGGLLLDGSAEHNGKELILERVPAELNGSMFRCTAQNPLGSTNTHTRLIVFENPRIKKRIQDLTDAAHGRVQLGWSVLLITVTLGFT, from the exons GTTATTTGACGGTCACCATTGAGCCCCTCCCTCCCGTGGTGGTGGGTGACACTGTGACTCTGAAGTGCAACTTCCGGACTGACGGTAATTTACGAGAGATTGTCTGGTTTCGG GTAACAGACGGCGGCAGCTCCAAACAGAAAATATTCACGTACGACGCCATGTACAACGCCAATTTCTCCCATATGGAAGATTTCCGAAGGAGAGAGGACCTTGTGTACCAGTCAACCGTCAG ACTTCCAGAGGCTCACATGGAAGACAGCGGGCCGTACGAGTGCCACGTGGGCATCTACGACAGGTCGTCCAGAGAGAAAGTGGTCTTAGCCTCCGGGAGCATAACCCTCAACGTAATGT CACCTCCGAGGTCGATTTCGGTAGTAGCCGCTGATACCCTGACTCGGTTCAATCGCTACGAGGCGCAGAACTTCTCTCTCGTCTGCGTCGTTACCGGAGGAAAGCCGGCTCCCGAA GTCTACTTTAAGAGGGACGGAGAACTGATACAGGTGGTTCCTTTTGCCCGTGGAGCACAAAGCCGTGGCTTGATGGCTCCAGAGCCCAGGCCTCTTATCAGCAGAGACCTGGATGACACCAAGCTCCAGAGATCCCTGTCTCTACTGGATCAGGCAGGAGAACCGGTCCGACTGGACCTGGAAGGGCCCCAGCCCAGTTACACCGGCGTTCCCGGACTCGAGCCCAGCCCGACCACAGAGATGATCCCAGAAACGGTGGTGAGCCGCGAGTTCCCCCGCTGGGTGCACAGCTCGGACCCTCTGTATTACTTTAATCACTCCAGCACCCAGTACAGCGATGGCACCATGGAGGTTTCGGCTATGCTGACCTGGAGCCTGAACCCCCAACTGGACAATGATGCGCTGTTCAGCTGCGAGGTGAAGCACCCAGCCCTCTCCATGCCCATGCAGGCCGAGGTCACGCTCG CTGCACCCAAGGGGCCGAAGTTGTCTATGACTCCAAGGAGGGCAAAGGTTGGGGACACAGTACGCCTCAAAGTAGAGGGCTTCCAAATAGGAACCAAAGGC AATGACGTATTTCCAGAGCCGCTGTTCACGTGGACGCGGGTGGGGGGTCTGCTCCTAGACGGCAGTGCGGAACACAACGGGAAAGAGCTTATACTGGAGCGGGTCCCTGCCGAGCTCAATGGATCAATGTTCCGCTGCACAGCACAGAACCCCCTCGgttccaccaacacacacacgcggctcATAGTGTTCG aaaacccTAGAATTAAGAAAAGGATCCAGGATCTGACAG ATGCTGCCCATGGACGTGTTCAGCTTGGCTGGTCGGTGCTGCTGATTACAGTAACTCTGGGGTTCACGTGA
- the dhrs3a gene encoding short-chain dehydrogenase/reductase 3a → MVWRRWRAAALLPLQLLGCALKAAARLLLPRPTGRDLGGDVVLITGGGRGIGRRLALEFAKQGARKVVLWGRTETCLKEASEEVLALGTECHYFVCDVGNREEVYQQAKVVREKVGDVTILVNNAAVVHGKSLMESDDDALLKTQHINTLGQFWTTKAFLPRMLELCNGHVVCINSILSVSTIPGAIDYCTSKASSFAFMESLTLGLLDCPGVSCTTVLPFHTNTEMFQGMKVRFPQLFPPLKPEVVAQRTVEAVKTNTAFIYLPWTMNILIFLKSLLPLSALEEIHRFSGSYTCMNSFKGRT, encoded by the exons ATGGTTTGGAGACGCTGGCGCGCCGCCGCGCTGCTGCCTCTCCAGCTGCTCGGCTGCGCGCTGAAGGCGGCGGCGCGCCTGCTGCTGCCGCGGCCCACGGGCAGGGACCTCGGCGGGGACGTGGTGTTAATCACCGGCGGGGGAAGGGGCATCGGACGGCGCCTGGCACTGGAGTTTGCGAAGCAAGGGGCCAGAAAG GTGGTCCTTTGGGGGCGTACAGAGACGTGTCTGAAGGAGGCCAGTGAGGAGGTCTTAGCCTTGGGCACTGAGTGCCACTattttgtgtgtgatgtgggcAATCGGGAGGAGGTGTACCAGCAGGCCAAGGTGGTGCGGGAGAAG GTTGGTGACGTTACCATACTGGTTAACAATGCCGCAGTAGTTCATGGGAAAAGTCTCATGGAAAGTGATGATGATGCTTTGCTGAAAACCCAGCACATCAACACACTCGGCCAGTTCTGG ACCACGAAAGCTTTCCTTCCCAGGATGCTGGAGCTCTGCAATGGCCATGTGGTGTGCATCAACTCCATTCTCTCTGTTTCGACCATTCCCGGGGCCATCGATTACTGCACCTCCAAGGCTTCGTCGTTTGCCTTCATGGAGAGCCTGACACTGGGCCTGCTGGACTGTCCTGGCGTGAGCTGCACCACTGTTCTGCCCTTTCACACCAACACTGAGATGTTCCAGGGCATGAAAGTCAG gttcCCACAGCTCTTCCCGCCCCTGAAACCAGAAGTGGTGGCCCAGCGCACTGTGGAGGCCGTCAAGACCAACACGGCCTTTATCTACCTGCCCTGGACCATGAACATCCTCATCTTCCTGAAGAG CCTCCTGCCCTTGTCGGCTCTTGAGGAAATCCACAGATTTTCAGGCAGCTACACCTGCATGAACTCGTTCAAGGGACGGACGTAA